Proteins from a genomic interval of Sphingomonas sp. Y38-1Y:
- a CDS encoding glutathione peroxidase — MTDLYSIPVKAADGSEGDLSPYRGRVLLIVNVASKCGFTPQYEGLEALYRAHEGAGLTVLGFPCNQFGAQEPGDAAEIATFCSTSYDVTFPILAKVDVNGPDAAPLWRHLKHEAPGLLGSEAIKWNFTKFLVGRDGRVIERYAPTTKPEAIEVDIQKALQR, encoded by the coding sequence ATGACCGATCTCTATTCGATCCCCGTCAAGGCCGCCGACGGCAGCGAGGGCGACCTGTCGCCCTATCGCGGGCGCGTGCTGCTGATCGTCAACGTCGCTTCCAAATGCGGATTCACGCCGCAGTATGAGGGGCTGGAGGCGCTCTACCGCGCGCATGAAGGGGCAGGCCTCACCGTGCTCGGCTTCCCCTGCAATCAGTTCGGTGCGCAGGAGCCCGGCGACGCCGCGGAGATCGCGACCTTCTGTTCGACCAGCTATGACGTCACCTTTCCGATCCTCGCCAAGGTCGACGTCAACGGCCCCGATGCCGCGCCGTTGTGGCGGCACCTGAAGCATGAGGCGCCGGGGCTCCTGGGCAGCGAGGCGATCAAGTGGAACTTCACCAAATTCCTGGTCGGCCGCGACGGCCGCGTGATCGAACGCTATGCCCCGACCACCAAGCCGGAGGCGATCGAGGTCGACATCCAGAAGGCGCTTCAGCGCTGA
- the glgB gene encoding 1,4-alpha-glucan branching protein GlgB, whose amino-acid sequence MGDGLEHASNASVDWLRDPFAFLGVHEGVLRTFQPGAERVAVVSGGEEWLLRPVQPEGLFVGDAPAGDYRLRIDWLGCGRSEAADPYAFPSQLGDLDLHLLREGSHWDLPLRLGANPDTVARVAGTRFAVWAPNAQWVGVVGDFCSWDPRRLPMRLRHDGGVWELFVPGIGAGARYKFAIAGADGIVREKADPLARATEQPPATASIVAPAPDFAWSDDGWMAGRGDRHHPGAPISIYELHAGSWRRPWDGEAHDWDALADQLIPYLTDMGFTHVELMPIAEHPFGGSWGYQPLSQFAPSARYGSPEQFARFVDRCHAAGIGVILDWVPAHFPSDAHGFAEFDGTALYEHQDPREGYHPDWNTLIFNLGRREVSGMLIASALWWLERFHIDGLRVDAVASMLYRDYSRREGEWVPNVHGGRENLESIDFLRRMNAAVRERCPGAMTIAEESTAFPGVTAAPEHGGLGFTFKWNMGWMNDTLRYMEEDPINRRWHHGLVTFGPVYAFSERFILPLSHDEVVHGKGSLIGKMPGDTWQKFANLRAYLGFMWAHPGKKLMFMGGELAQWHEWSHDGQIDWAALGDANHAGVQALVRDLNALYRAEGALHQSDADERGFEWVVGDDAGNSVFAFLRRSPYGAPPLLCVVNMTPVPRHGYRVGVADAGCWTTAFNSDDPRYAGSGLDHPATIEAEAVPAHGREHSLSLTLPPLATLILRHQGA is encoded by the coding sequence ATGGGGGACGGCTTGGAGCACGCATCGAACGCGTCGGTTGACTGGTTGCGCGATCCCTTTGCGTTTCTGGGCGTGCATGAAGGCGTGCTGCGGACCTTCCAGCCGGGGGCCGAGCGGGTCGCGGTCGTCTCCGGCGGCGAGGAATGGCTGCTTCGGCCCGTCCAGCCCGAAGGCCTATTCGTCGGGGATGCGCCTGCCGGCGACTATCGTCTGCGCATTGACTGGCTGGGCTGCGGCCGGTCGGAAGCGGCCGATCCCTACGCCTTTCCGTCGCAGCTCGGCGATCTCGACCTGCATCTGCTGCGCGAAGGGTCGCACTGGGACTTGCCCCTTCGCCTGGGTGCCAATCCGGACACGGTCGCGAGGGTTGCGGGCACGCGCTTCGCCGTTTGGGCACCGAATGCGCAATGGGTCGGCGTGGTCGGCGATTTCTGTAGCTGGGACCCCCGCCGCCTGCCGATGCGGCTGCGCCATGACGGCGGCGTCTGGGAACTGTTCGTGCCCGGCATCGGCGCAGGCGCGCGCTACAAGTTCGCCATCGCCGGAGCGGACGGGATCGTTCGCGAAAAGGCCGACCCGCTCGCCCGCGCGACCGAACAGCCCCCCGCTACCGCCTCAATCGTCGCCCCAGCCCCCGACTTTGCGTGGAGCGATGATGGCTGGATGGCCGGGCGCGGCGATCGCCATCATCCGGGCGCACCGATCAGCATCTACGAGCTGCACGCCGGATCGTGGCGGCGCCCCTGGGATGGCGAGGCGCATGACTGGGACGCACTTGCCGACCAGCTGATCCCCTATCTTACCGACATGGGCTTCACCCATGTCGAGCTGATGCCGATCGCCGAGCACCCGTTCGGCGGCTCCTGGGGCTATCAGCCGCTGTCGCAATTTGCACCGAGCGCTCGCTACGGCTCGCCCGAGCAGTTCGCGCGGTTCGTCGATCGCTGTCATGCGGCCGGGATCGGCGTCATCCTCGACTGGGTGCCGGCGCACTTCCCTTCCGACGCGCACGGGTTCGCCGAGTTCGACGGCACCGCGCTGTACGAACATCAGGACCCGCGCGAGGGCTATCACCCCGATTGGAACACGCTGATCTTCAATCTCGGCCGCCGCGAGGTGTCGGGGATGTTGATCGCCTCGGCGCTGTGGTGGCTGGAGCGGTTCCACATCGACGGGCTTCGCGTCGATGCCGTCGCGTCGATGCTCTATCGCGACTACAGTCGGCGAGAGGGCGAATGGGTGCCCAACGTCCATGGCGGGCGCGAGAATCTGGAGTCGATCGACTTCCTCCGGCGCATGAACGCCGCCGTGCGAGAGCGCTGCCCCGGCGCGATGACGATCGCCGAGGAATCGACCGCCTTTCCCGGCGTGACCGCCGCGCCCGAGCATGGCGGCCTCGGCTTCACCTTCAAGTGGAACATGGGGTGGATGAACGACACCCTCCGCTACATGGAGGAGGATCCGATCAACCGCCGCTGGCATCACGGGCTCGTCACGTTCGGTCCCGTCTATGCCTTTTCGGAGCGCTTCATCCTGCCGCTCAGCCATGACGAGGTGGTGCACGGCAAGGGGTCGCTGATCGGCAAGATGCCGGGCGACACCTGGCAGAAGTTCGCCAATCTGCGCGCCTATCTCGGCTTCATGTGGGCGCATCCCGGCAAGAAGCTGATGTTCATGGGCGGCGAACTCGCCCAATGGCACGAGTGGAGCCATGACGGCCAGATCGACTGGGCCGCGCTTGGCGACGCCAACCATGCCGGCGTCCAGGCGCTCGTCCGCGACCTCAACGCGCTCTACCGCGCGGAGGGCGCGCTGCACCAGAGCGATGCCGACGAGCGCGGGTTCGAGTGGGTGGTCGGCGACGATGCCGGCAACAGCGTGTTCGCGTTCCTGCGCCGCTCGCCCTATGGCGCGCCGCCGCTCCTGTGCGTCGTCAACATGACGCCGGTGCCGCGCCATGGCTATCGCGTCGGCGTCGCCGATGCCGGTTGCTGGACCACCGCGTTCAACTCCGACGATCCCCGCTATGCCGGCAGCGGGCTCGACCATCCCGCGACGATCGAGGCCGAGGCTGTGCCCGCACATGGCCGCGAGCATTCGCTGTCGCTGACGCTGCCGCCGCTCGCCACGCTGATCCTGCGCCACCAAGGAGCCTGA
- a CDS encoding ABC transporter ATP-binding protein, giving the protein MSEAVLSTHDLKRSFTQGGATIEVLRGVDLHVGPGEIVALLGPSGSGKSTLLQAVGLLEGGFEGSIRIAGQEVAKLDSAGRTEVRRDRLGFIYQFHHLLPDFTAAENVVLPQLIHGASESQAADRAERLLSVLGLGHRLTHRPSQLSGGEQQRVAVARALANRPALVLADEPTGNLDEATADIVLAEFLRLVRGEGSAALVATHNERLASRMDRVVRLHEGVLE; this is encoded by the coding sequence ATGAGTGAGGCGGTCCTTTCCACTCACGATCTCAAGCGCAGCTTCACGCAGGGCGGCGCGACGATCGAGGTGCTGCGCGGCGTCGATCTGCACGTCGGCCCGGGCGAGATCGTCGCGCTGCTCGGCCCCTCCGGATCGGGCAAGTCGACGCTCCTCCAGGCGGTCGGGCTGCTCGAGGGCGGGTTCGAGGGATCGATCCGCATCGCGGGACAGGAGGTCGCCAAACTCGACAGTGCGGGCCGCACCGAAGTCCGCCGCGACCGGCTGGGTTTCATCTACCAGTTCCACCACCTCCTCCCCGACTTCACCGCCGCCGAGAATGTCGTGTTGCCGCAGCTCATCCACGGTGCGAGCGAAAGCCAAGCGGCGGACCGTGCCGAGCGGTTGCTGTCGGTGCTCGGCCTCGGCCACCGCCTGACGCATCGGCCGAGCCAGCTCTCGGGCGGCGAGCAGCAGCGCGTCGCCGTGGCGCGCGCGCTCGCCAACCGGCCCGCGCTCGTGCTTGCGGACGAGCCCACCGGCAACCTCGACGAAGCGACCGCCGACATCGTCCTCGCCGAATTCCTGCGGCTTGTCCGCGGCGAAGGCTCGGCGGCTTTGGTGGCGACGCACAACGAGCGGCTAGCGAGCCGGATGGACCGCGTCGTGCGGCTGCATGAAGGAGTGCTCGAATGA
- a CDS encoding YbaB/EbfC family nucleoid-associated protein, which yields MKNLDDIMAMAQNVQNELTKAQAALDTIEVEGVSGGGLVKVRASAKGRIIGVDIDESLLKPEEKGVIEDLVAAALNDARAKADTASSTEMSKLTAGMPLPPGFKLPF from the coding sequence ATGAAGAATCTCGACGACATCATGGCGATGGCCCAGAACGTCCAGAACGAACTGACCAAGGCACAAGCGGCGCTCGACACCATCGAGGTCGAGGGCGTTTCGGGCGGCGGCCTGGTCAAGGTGCGTGCCAGTGCCAAGGGCCGAATCATCGGCGTGGATATCGATGAATCGCTGCTGAAGCCCGAGGAAAAGGGCGTGATCGAGGACCTGGTCGCCGCGGCGCTCAACGACGCACGCGCGAAGGCGGATACGGCAAGCTCGACCGAGATGTCGAAGCTGACCGCCGGCATGCCGCTCCCGCCGGGCTTCAAGCTGCCGTTCTAA
- the glgA gene encoding glycogen synthase GlgA, which yields MTSIRLLSVASEIYPLVKTGGLADVAGALPGALAGEGVATTTLIPGYPAVMAAIEGGERLHAYAELMGGPATLMRGRAHGLDLILLDAPHLFDRPGNPYLGPDGLDWPDNALRFGAFARAAADLAGGRVAGFEVDVIQLHDWQAGLAAAYLHYDPPVRRPGVVTTIHNLAFQGVFPAWMLGPLGLPAQAFALDGLEYHGQISFLKGGLIFADRITTVSPTYATEIMGEAGGMGLHGLLGGRSDVVSGILNGIDTAVWDPATDPALAAPFDASNLGARAANKAALQRSFGLEEDPAAFLIGSVGRLTEQKGMDLVPPLIPDLVAAGAQFALLGSGDRELEDAYRTLATAYPARVGVRIGYDEALAHAIEGGADAFLMPSRFEPCGLTQMYALRYGAVPIVARVGGLADTVIDASPYALAQVVATGFHFAAGSAASLRAALTRAMAMHRDEPGAWSRLQRNGMATDCSWGSAARQYAALFAAIIPPPSSA from the coding sequence GTGACGTCTATCCGGCTGCTGTCGGTCGCCTCTGAAATCTATCCGCTGGTCAAGACCGGCGGGCTGGCCGACGTCGCCGGCGCGCTGCCCGGCGCGCTGGCGGGGGAGGGGGTGGCGACGACGACGCTGATCCCCGGCTATCCGGCAGTGATGGCGGCGATTGAGGGTGGCGAGCGTCTGCACGCCTATGCCGAGCTGATGGGCGGCCCGGCGACGCTGATGCGCGGGCGTGCGCACGGCCTCGACCTCATCCTTCTCGATGCCCCGCATCTGTTCGACCGGCCCGGCAACCCGTATCTGGGGCCCGACGGTCTCGACTGGCCCGACAACGCGCTCCGCTTCGGTGCGTTCGCGCGCGCCGCCGCCGATCTGGCGGGTGGACGCGTGGCGGGGTTCGAGGTCGATGTCATCCAGCTTCACGACTGGCAGGCGGGGTTGGCGGCCGCCTATCTCCACTATGACCCGCCGGTGCGGCGACCGGGGGTCGTCACGACGATCCACAATCTCGCGTTTCAGGGCGTGTTCCCCGCCTGGATGCTCGGCCCGCTCGGGCTCCCGGCACAGGCGTTCGCGCTCGACGGGCTCGAATATCATGGACAGATCAGCTTCCTGAAGGGCGGGCTGATCTTCGCCGATCGCATCACCACCGTCTCGCCGACCTATGCGACCGAGATCATGGGCGAGGCGGGCGGGATGGGGCTCCACGGCCTGCTCGGCGGCCGGAGCGACGTCGTGTCGGGCATCCTCAACGGCATCGACACCGCGGTCTGGGACCCGGCCACCGATCCCGCGCTCGCCGCACCGTTCGATGCTTCCAACCTTGGCGCAAGAGCCGCGAACAAGGCGGCGCTCCAGCGCAGCTTCGGGCTTGAGGAAGACCCCGCCGCCTTCCTGATCGGATCGGTCGGCCGGCTGACCGAGCAGAAGGGCATGGACCTCGTGCCCCCGCTCATCCCCGACCTGGTCGCCGCCGGCGCGCAGTTCGCGCTCTTGGGCAGCGGCGATCGGGAGCTGGAGGATGCCTATCGCACGCTCGCCACCGCCTATCCGGCCCGCGTCGGCGTCCGTATCGGCTATGACGAGGCGCTGGCGCATGCGATCGAGGGCGGCGCCGACGCCTTCCTCATGCCCAGCCGCTTCGAGCCGTGCGGCCTCACCCAGATGTATGCGCTGCGGTATGGCGCGGTCCCGATCGTCGCGCGGGTGGGCGGTCTGGCGGACACGGTGATCGACGCGAGCCCCTATGCGCTGGCTCAGGTTGTCGCGACCGGCTTCCACTTCGCCGCCGGGTCGGCGGCGTCGCTGCGCGCGGCGCTCACCCGCGCGATGGCCATGCACCGCGACGAGCCGGGCGCCTGGAGCCGCCTTCAGCGCAACGGCATGGCGACCGACTGCTCCTGGGGCAGCGCGGCGCGTCAGTACGCCGCGCTGTTCGCCGCGATCATTCCCCCGCCTTCTTCGGCTTGA
- a CDS encoding glycosyltransferase → MLRVLTLSTLFPDATRPNFGVFVERQTLGLAALSDTEVRVVAPVGLPPFPLSRHAVYRGLSELPRAETWKGLAVDRPRFLNLPGTNGRWHAAMLARALAPLLTRVRREFAFDVIDASFFFPDGPAVVALGKRFGVPVSIKARGADIHHWGRAPATSAAVREAGRAADGLLTVSEAMRGDMIALGMPGDRIVVHYTGVDQARFRPDAGAKATLGIDGPLVVSVGALIPRKGHDIVIDAVARLPGVALRIAGDGPERAALQAQIDRLGIGGRVVLLGPVPHDSLPPLLAAADVMALASSSEGLANAWVEALASGTSIVIPDAGGAREVLDRAEAGRIVERSPEAFAAAIGELLADPSEPAAVREAASRFTWNRNAETLRAHLAALVERRR, encoded by the coding sequence ATGCTGCGCGTTCTCACGCTCTCGACCCTGTTTCCCGATGCGACGCGGCCGAACTTCGGCGTGTTCGTCGAGCGGCAGACGCTCGGGCTGGCGGCGCTTTCCGATACCGAGGTGCGCGTGGTGGCGCCGGTGGGTCTGCCGCCCTTCCCGCTGTCGCGCCATGCGGTCTATCGCGGGCTATCCGAACTGCCGCGCGCGGAGACGTGGAAGGGGCTCGCCGTCGATCGGCCGCGCTTCCTCAACCTGCCCGGCACGAACGGGCGCTGGCACGCGGCGATGCTCGCGCGAGCGCTGGCGCCGCTGCTGACGCGTGTTCGCCGCGAGTTCGCGTTCGACGTGATCGACGCATCGTTCTTCTTTCCCGACGGCCCGGCTGTGGTGGCGCTCGGCAAGCGCTTTGGCGTGCCGGTGTCGATCAAGGCGCGCGGGGCGGACATTCATCATTGGGGGCGTGCGCCCGCGACGAGCGCTGCCGTCCGGGAGGCGGGCCGCGCGGCCGACGGACTGCTCACGGTCAGCGAGGCGATGCGCGGCGACATGATCGCGCTCGGCATGCCCGGCGATCGGATCGTGGTGCATTACACCGGAGTCGACCAGGCGCGCTTTCGCCCCGATGCGGGGGCCAAGGCAACGCTTGGCATCGACGGTCCGCTGGTCGTTTCGGTCGGCGCGTTGATCCCGCGCAAGGGTCACGACATCGTCATCGATGCGGTTGCGCGGCTCCCTGGCGTGGCGCTGCGCATCGCGGGGGATGGTCCGGAGCGGGCCGCGCTACAGGCGCAGATCGACCGGCTGGGCATCGGCGGTCGGGTCGTACTGCTCGGGCCCGTGCCACATGATTCGCTGCCACCGCTGCTGGCTGCCGCCGACGTGATGGCGCTTGCCTCCTCATCCGAGGGGCTTGCCAATGCATGGGTCGAGGCGCTTGCCAGCGGGACGTCGATCGTGATCCCCGACGCCGGCGGCGCGCGCGAGGTGCTCGACCGGGCAGAGGCGGGGCGGATCGTCGAGCGGTCGCCTGAGGCATTCGCGGCGGCGATCGGCGAGTTGCTGGCGGATCCGTCCGAGCCGGCCGCCGTGCGCGAGGCGGCGAGCCGCTTCACCTGGAACCGGAACGCCGAGACGTTGCGGGCGCATCTGGCCGCGTTGGTCGAGCGACGGCGCTGA
- a CDS encoding lipoprotein-releasing ABC transporter permease subunit yields MILSRYERLIARRYLLPGRGEAFIFLVAGISLVAVMLGVAALVIVMSVMNGFRAELFDKIVGLNGHAVVQGYAGQLRDWRQVLDDAKRTPGVTSATPLIEQPLMTDFNGRTEAVLLRGMRVEDIRGNPTIRDNVILGKLDQLTPGSGNIAIGSRLAQSLGATVGSEISLISFQGVSTPMGTVPRIVAYRIAAIFEVGVYDYDKAFVVMPMEDAQTLLLMGDSVGMIEIDTVDPDKVEQILQPLAAKVVSKGQLNDWRRLNSEIFEALQVDRLVTFTVLSILILVAVFNILSSLIMLVRAKTRDIAILRTMGATRGGLIRIFVTVGTTIGSLGIIAGLIMGFILLYFRQQVLGFLGLVTGQQIWDPSMRYLTELPSKTDPMEIAGIALMAFVFSFLATLYPAFKAASTDPVQVLRYE; encoded by the coding sequence ATGATCCTGTCGCGCTACGAGCGCTTGATCGCGCGGCGATATCTGCTGCCCGGACGGGGGGAGGCGTTCATCTTCCTCGTCGCCGGAATCAGCCTGGTCGCGGTGATGCTGGGCGTCGCCGCGCTCGTCATCGTGATGAGCGTGATGAACGGTTTCCGCGCCGAGCTGTTCGACAAGATCGTGGGGCTCAACGGCCATGCTGTGGTGCAGGGCTATGCGGGACAGCTGCGCGACTGGCGCCAGGTGCTGGACGACGCGAAGCGGACGCCGGGCGTCACCAGCGCCACGCCGCTGATCGAACAGCCGCTGATGACCGACTTCAACGGCCGGACCGAGGCGGTGCTGCTGCGCGGGATGCGGGTGGAGGACATTCGCGGCAACCCGACGATCCGCGACAATGTGATCCTGGGCAAGCTCGATCAGCTGACGCCAGGCAGCGGCAACATCGCGATCGGCTCCCGCCTGGCGCAGTCGCTGGGCGCGACGGTCGGCAGCGAAATCTCGCTCATCAGCTTTCAGGGCGTGTCGACGCCGATGGGGACGGTGCCGCGCATCGTCGCCTATCGGATCGCCGCGATCTTCGAGGTCGGCGTCTACGACTATGACAAGGCGTTCGTCGTCATGCCGATGGAGGATGCGCAGACGCTCCTTCTGATGGGCGATTCGGTCGGCATGATCGAGATCGACACCGTCGACCCGGACAAGGTCGAGCAGATCCTCCAGCCGCTCGCCGCCAAGGTGGTGTCCAAGGGTCAGCTCAACGACTGGCGGCGGCTCAATTCGGAGATCTTCGAGGCGCTTCAGGTCGACCGGCTGGTGACGTTCACCGTGCTGTCGATCCTGATTCTGGTCGCGGTGTTCAACATCCTGTCCTCGCTCATCATGCTCGTCCGCGCCAAGACGCGCGACATCGCGATCCTGCGGACGATGGGGGCGACCCGGGGCGGTCTGATCCGCATCTTCGTCACGGTGGGCACGACGATCGGCTCACTGGGCATCATCGCCGGGCTCATCATGGGGTTCATCCTGCTCTACTTCCGTCAGCAGGTGCTCGGCTTCCTCGGCCTCGTCACCGGGCAGCAGATCTGGGATCCCTCGATGCGCTATCTGACCGAATTGCCGTCCAAGACCGATCCGATGGAGATCGCCGGCATCGCGCTGATGGCGTTCGTGTTCAGCTTCCTCGCCACGCTCTATCCCGCATTCAAGGCGGCGAGCACCGACCCCGTTCAGGTGCTCCGCTATGAGTGA
- a CDS encoding DNA polymerase III subunit gamma/tau, which produces MDEMGFDLGEPPAPPAAKGEAYRVLARKYRPQTFAELIGQDAMVQTLGNAIRRDRLAHAFLLTGVRGVGKTSTARLIAKALNCIGPDGQGGPTIDPCGVCEPCRAIAEGRHIDVIEMDAASHTGVDDVREIIEASRYAAVSARYKIYIVDEVHMLSKNAFNALLKTLEEPPAHVKFLFATTEVNKVPITVLSRCQRFDLRRIPAEKLAAHFAHVVDAEGFEAEPEALALIARAAEGSARDGLSILDQAIAHAGMEGGGVRADAVREMLGLSDRGAVRELLALLLAGDAPGALAALRRQYDLGVDPQAVLRTLLETVHGVTLVKVGTPADPAQPIEAREALADWASRLSFPLLHRLWQLLLKGHEEVGRAALPIEACEMALLRVIHAAQLPDPGELARQIREGGVQVAPAAPAPAAATPPPAAAAPALPATLEAIGDTIAQTGRVALAEAWRNHARPVRIEPPEIVLSTARPIPSDFPRELMDALKTATGARWKVTTSDAAGEPSLREMERADDEAFEQSVREHPVVAAALAAFPGSELVGPKTRRSMT; this is translated from the coding sequence ATGGACGAGATGGGTTTCGATCTGGGCGAACCGCCCGCGCCGCCGGCCGCAAAGGGCGAGGCATATCGCGTCCTGGCGCGCAAATATCGGCCGCAGACCTTTGCCGAGCTGATCGGCCAGGATGCGATGGTCCAGACGCTGGGTAACGCGATCCGGCGTGACCGGCTGGCCCATGCCTTCCTGCTGACGGGCGTGCGCGGGGTCGGCAAGACCTCAACCGCGCGGCTGATCGCCAAGGCGCTCAACTGCATCGGCCCGGACGGGCAGGGCGGGCCGACGATCGATCCGTGCGGCGTCTGCGAGCCCTGCCGCGCGATCGCCGAGGGGCGCCACATCGACGTGATCGAGATGGACGCCGCCAGCCACACCGGCGTCGACGACGTCCGCGAGATCATCGAGGCGTCGCGCTATGCCGCCGTGTCCGCGCGCTACAAGATCTACATCGTGGACGAGGTCCACATGCTGTCGAAGAACGCGTTCAACGCGCTTCTGAAGACGCTTGAAGAGCCGCCCGCGCACGTCAAGTTCCTGTTCGCCACGACCGAGGTGAACAAGGTTCCGATCACCGTGCTGTCGCGCTGTCAGCGGTTCGACCTGCGCCGGATCCCGGCCGAGAAGCTTGCCGCGCATTTCGCGCATGTGGTCGACGCCGAGGGGTTCGAGGCCGAGCCCGAGGCGCTGGCGCTGATCGCGCGCGCCGCGGAAGGGTCGGCGCGCGACGGGTTGTCGATCCTCGATCAGGCGATCGCGCATGCCGGCATGGAGGGCGGCGGGGTCCGCGCCGACGCGGTGCGCGAGATGCTGGGCTTGTCCGACCGCGGCGCGGTGAGAGAGCTCCTGGCGCTGCTGCTGGCGGGCGATGCGCCGGGGGCGCTGGCGGCGCTCCGGCGGCAATACGACCTGGGCGTCGATCCGCAGGCGGTGCTGCGCACGCTGCTGGAGACGGTCCACGGCGTGACTTTGGTGAAGGTCGGCACCCCCGCCGATCCCGCGCAACCCATTGAGGCACGCGAGGCGCTGGCCGACTGGGCGTCGCGGCTGTCGTTCCCGCTGCTTCACCGGCTGTGGCAGCTGCTGCTCAAGGGACATGAGGAGGTCGGGCGTGCGGCGCTTCCGATCGAGGCGTGCGAGATGGCGCTGCTGCGCGTGATCCACGCCGCGCAGCTTCCCGACCCGGGCGAGCTGGCGCGTCAGATCCGCGAGGGCGGCGTGCAGGTCGCCCCCGCCGCTCCCGCTCCCGCTGCCGCGACACCGCCGCCGGCTGCCGCCGCGCCGGCGCTTCCGGCGACGCTGGAGGCGATCGGCGACACGATCGCGCAAACCGGACGCGTGGCGCTTGCGGAGGCATGGCGCAACCATGCGCGGCCGGTGCGGATCGAGCCGCCCGAAATCGTGCTGTCGACCGCGCGGCCGATCCCGTCCGACTTCCCGCGCGAGCTGATGGACGCGCTGAAGACCGCGACCGGTGCGCGGTGGAAGGTGACGACGAGCGACGCGGCCGGCGAACCTTCGCTGCGCGAAATGGAACGCGCGGACGACGAAGCGTTTGAACAGTCCGTACGCGAACACCCCGTGGTGGCCGCCGCGCTCGCCGCCTTTCCCGGCAGCGAGCTGGTCGGCCCCAAGACCAGACGGAGCATGACATGA
- the glgC gene encoding glucose-1-phosphate adenylyltransferase, whose product MPPSATLRGLVTRQAMAIVLAGGRGSRLMELTDSRAKPAVYFGGKTRIVDFALSNALNSGIPRIGVATQYKAHSLIRHLQNGWSFFRNERNESFDILPASQRVSEENWYLGTADAVYQNLDIIGSYAPKYILVLAGDHIYKQDYGVMLEEHCETGASVTVGCVEVPRMEATGFGVMHVDDQDRIVDFLEKPADPPAMPGHPDLALASMGIYVFETEFLAQVLREDAADPNSSHDFGKDIVPKLVRDGNARAHHFSRSALRSGPEAEPYWRDVGTLDAYFAANIDLTNTVPALDLYDREWPIWTYSEMTAPAKFVHDEDGRRGEAVSSLVSGDCIVSGASLRHSLLFTGCRINSYSQIENAVLMPRVKVARSVSLKNVIVDRGVEIPEGLVVGEDPVLDAKRFRRTDNGICLITADMIAKLDR is encoded by the coding sequence ATGCCGCCAAGTGCAACGTTGAGGGGTCTCGTCACGCGTCAGGCGATGGCGATTGTGCTGGCCGGTGGCCGCGGCAGTCGCCTGATGGAGCTGACCGACAGCCGGGCCAAGCCCGCGGTCTATTTCGGCGGCAAGACGCGCATCGTCGACTTTGCGCTGTCCAACGCCTTGAACTCCGGCATCCCGCGGATCGGCGTGGCGACGCAGTACAAGGCGCACAGCCTGATCCGCCACCTTCAGAACGGCTGGAGCTTCTTTCGCAACGAGCGCAACGAGAGCTTCGACATTCTCCCCGCCAGCCAGCGGGTATCGGAAGAGAACTGGTATCTCGGCACCGCCGACGCGGTGTACCAGAATCTCGACATCATCGGCAGCTATGCGCCCAAGTACATCCTCGTCCTTGCCGGCGACCATATCTACAAGCAGGATTACGGCGTGATGCTCGAGGAGCATTGCGAGACCGGCGCCAGCGTCACCGTCGGCTGTGTCGAGGTGCCGCGGATGGAGGCGACCGGCTTCGGCGTGATGCACGTCGACGACCAGGACCGCATCGTCGATTTCCTCGAAAAGCCCGCCGATCCGCCGGCGATGCCCGGCCACCCGGATCTCGCGCTCGCCAGCATGGGCATCTATGTCTTTGAGACCGAGTTCCTGGCGCAGGTGCTGCGCGAGGATGCCGCCGATCCGAACAGCAGCCACGATTTCGGCAAGGACATCGTTCCCAAGCTGGTGCGCGACGGCAATGCGCGCGCGCATCATTTCAGCCGGTCGGCGCTGCGATCGGGGCCGGAGGCGGAGCCCTATTGGCGCGACGTCGGCACGCTCGACGCCTATTTCGCGGCCAATATCGACCTGACCAACACGGTGCCCGCACTCGATCTATACGATCGCGAATGGCCCATCTGGACCTATTCGGAGATGACCGCGCCGGCCAAGTTCGTCCATGACGAGGATGGACGCCGGGGTGAGGCGGTGTCCTCGCTCGTGTCGGGCGACTGCATCGTCTCGGGCGCGTCGCTCCGCCACTCGCTGCTGTTCACCGGCTGCCGCATCAACAGCTATTCGCAGATCGAGAATGCGGTGCTGATGCCGCGGGTCAAGGTCGCGCGATCGGTCAGCCTCAAGAACGTCATCGTCGATCGTGGCGTTGAGATCCCGGAGGGCCTCGTCGTGGGTGAGGACCCGGTGCTCGACGCCAAGCGCTTTCGCCGGACCGACAACGGCATCTGCCTCATCACCGCCGACATGATCGCGAAGCTCGATCGGTGA
- a CDS encoding DUF2934 domain-containing protein has translation MSDKQGPDRDSRVRERAYQLWEQEGRPAGRHEEHWHDAARLIDADPIAGAEPEAVPAAERGSTETPKAKRAPRKPAEPETGAVKRARAPRTLKPKKAGE, from the coding sequence ATGAGCGACAAGCAGGGTCCCGATCGCGACAGCCGCGTGCGCGAGCGCGCCTATCAGCTTTGGGAGCAGGAAGGCCGCCCCGCCGGCCGGCACGAGGAACATTGGCACGACGCCGCCCGGCTGATCGACGCCGACCCGATCGCCGGTGCCGAGCCCGAGGCGGTGCCCGCCGCCGAGCGCGGCTCGACCGAAACGCCCAAGGCCAAGCGGGCGCCGCGCAAGCCCGCCGAGCCCGAGACGGGCGCGGTCAAGCGAGCGCGCGCCCCGCGGACGCTCAAGCCGAAGAAGGCGGGGGAATGA